A window of Actinomadura viridis genomic DNA:
TCCCGGCGTCGCCGGGCGGCCGTTCGCGGCGTCCACGCTCTCCGATCCTCCCGCCGTGGGCGATATCGCACCGAATGCTATTCCGTTTCGTTCGGCGGGACACTGTGCCCTTCCTCACGGGGGCGCCCGGAGCGGCTAATGTCGCGGACATGGAAGGCGACGGCGACGGCTGGGCACGATGCTCGAGGGGACACACGCACTGGGGCCGGCACGGCGCGGCGGGCCTGCTGGCCTACCACCGCGACGAGCGCGGCGACGTACAGGTGCTGTTGCAGCAGCGCGCCTGGTGGGGGCTCGGCGGCGGTACGTGGGGGATGTTCGGCGGGGCGACGCACAGCCATGAGGACCCGATCACGGGCGCCCTCCGGGAGACCGCCGAGGAGTGCACCCTCGACACCAGCCGGGTGACCGTGCACGGCGTCCGCACCGAGGACCACGGCGGCTGGCACTTCGCCTCCGTGGTCGGTTCCCTCCCGGCGCTGGAGAAGGTGCGGCCGGCGTCCCGCGAGACGCGCAGGGCCGCCTGGGTCCCCCTGGAGGAGGTCACCCGCAAACGCCTGTTCCCGCCGTTCGCCGCGTGCTGGCCCCTGCTGAGCCAGGCGCTGAAGCGGCTGGTCCTGGTCGTGGACGCCGCCAACGTCGTGGGCGCCCGCGCGGACGGCTGGTGGAAGGACCGCCCCGGCGCCAACGCCCGGCTGCGCGACGAGCTGGCCGTGCTGAAGGACGGCGTCTCCGGCATCCCCGAGGGCCTGCTCCCGTACGACAGCTGCTTCCCCGAGGTCGTCCTGGTGGTCGAGGGCGAGGCCAGGGAGATCGCCGGCCGGCCCGGGGACGCGGGCGGGGTCCGTGTGGTGGCGGCCCCCGGCAGCGGCGACGACGAGATCGTGGGGCTGGTGAGCCGCCGCGACCCCGGCGCGGCCTACCTCGTCGTCACCGCCGACCGCGAGCTGCGCGCCCGCAGCGAGGCGGCCGGAGCCGCGGTCGTCGGCCCACGCTGGCTGCTCGGCTGCCTCACCGGCTGACCCCGGCGGCGGCCCCTCCGGGCTCGCGCGGGCGGCCCCTCCGTCCTCAGGCGGGCGGCTGCTCCGTCCTCAGGCGGGCGGCTCGACCACCTCGTGACCGGCCTCCTTGAGCGCGGCGGCGGCCTCGGTGACCCGGCGTTCCGGGACGAGCACCAGATCGCCGTGGTGGGTGGTGACGGCGAGGACCGGCAGGCCGGCGGCGGCCAGCGCGCCGGTCAGCGCGGCCAGCGCCGCCGTCGCGTCCGGGGTGTGCGACCGGTCGGCGAGCAGCCCCGCCCAGCGAGTGCCGTCGCCGAACGGCGGCGCCTCCCGGATGACGGTCAGCCCCTCCGGGACCCGGACCAGCGCGATCCACTCGTCGTCGTCCGGGAACGTCGCCTCGGGCACGAAGTCCACGCTGAACGGCGAGCGCACGAGGTGGAAGCGGTGGGACGGCGGCGAGGTCATCGGGCCACCCTATTCGGGAACGAGGAACACCGCCCCCAGCGGCGGGACGCGCATGACCGCCGACGCCGGCATGGCGTGGCAGGGTTCTTCGACCGCCTCCACGCGGCCCATGTTCCCCACGCCGCTGCCCGCGTACTCGTAGGCGTCGGAGTTGAGGACCTCGCGCCAGCCGCCCGCGTGCGGGAGACCCAGGCGGTAGTCCTCGTGCGGAGCGCCGGAGAAGTTGATGACGCACGCCATCACGGGCCGTGCCTCTCCCGACTCTCCCGACTCTCCGGCCTCTCCCGCCGCTCCGGCGGACCCGTAGCGGAGGTAGGACAGCGTGTTGCCCCCGGCGTCGTTGGCGTCGATCCAGCGGAAACCGTCCGGATCGTTGTCCAGGGTCCACAGCGCGGGTGCGGTCCGGTAGAGGCCGTTGAGGTCGCGCACCAGCTTCTGGACGCCGAGGTGGTTGGCCCCCTCGGCGGCGTTGTCCAGCAGCCACCAGTCCAGCGAACGCTCCTCGGCCCATTCCGCGCCCTGGCCGAACTCGCCGCCCATGAACAGCAGCTGCTTGCCCGGATGCGACCACATGTACGCGAGCAGCGTGCGCAGCCCCGCGAACTTCTGCCAGGTGTCGCCGGGCATCTTGCCCAGCAGCGACCCCTTCAGGTGCACCACCTCGTCATGGGAGAGGGGCAGCACGTAGTTCTCGGAGAACGCGTACACCAGGGAGAACGTGAGCTCCCCGTGGTGGTAGTTGCGGAAGACGGGCTCGTGCCGGAGGTACTCCAGCGTGTCGTGCATCCAGCCCATGTTCCACTTGAAGCCGAAACCGAGCCCGCCCAGGTGGGTGGGCCGGGAGACGCCGGGCCAGGCCGTGGACTCCTCGGCGATCGTCATGATGCCGGGGTTGCGCTTGTAGGCGGTGGCGTTCATCTCCTGGAGGAACGAGATGGCCTCCAGGTTCTCCCGGCCGCCGTAGATGTTGGGCGTCCACTGGCCTTCCTCGCGCGAGTAGTCCAGGTAGAGCATCGAGGCGACGGCGTCCACCCGGAGCCCGTCGACGTGGAACTCCTCCAGCCAGTAGCAGGCGTTCGCCACCAGGAAGTTGCGGACCTCGGCGCGGCCGAAGTTGAACACCAGCGTGCCCCAGTCGGGGTGCTCGCCGCGGGTGGGGTCCTCGTGCTCGTACAGGGCCGTCCCGTCGAAACGGGCCAGGGCCCACTCGTCCTTGGGGAAGTGCGCGGGGACCCAGTCGATGATGACGCCGATGCCCGCCTGGTGGAGGCGGTCCACCAGGTGCCGGAAGTCGTCGGGGTCCCCGAAACGCGACGTGGGCGCGTAGTAGGACGTGACCTGGTAGCCCCAGGACGGGCCGTAGGGGTGTTCGGCCACGGGCATGAACTCCACGTGCGTGAAACCCATGTCGCTGACGTAGCGGGTGAGCTCCTCGGCGAGGTCCTGGTAGCTCAGGCCGGGCCGCCATGAGCCCAGATGCACCTCGTACACGCTCATCGGCTCGTTCACCCAGGACCGTTCCTTGCGCCGGTCCATCCACTCGGCGTCGCCCCACGCGTAGGACGAGGTGAACACCCGCGACGCCGTGGCCGGGGGGACCTCGGTGGCCTGCGCCATCGGGTCCGCCTTGGCACGCCACCGCCCGTCCGCGCCGAGGATCTCGAACTTGTAGGCGTCGCCGTCGCCGACGCCGGGCACGAACAGCTCCCACACGCCCGTCGACCCCAGCGACCGCATGGGATGGGCCCGGCCGTCCCAGTGGTTGAAGTCGCCCACCACGCGCACCCCGCGCGCGGTCGGCGCCCACACCGCGAACCCGGTCCCGGTGACCGGGCCGAACGCCGACGCGTACGTGCGCACCCGCGCCCCCAGCGCCCGCCACAGCTCCTCGTGCCGCCCCTCGGCGATCAGGTGCAGGTCCAGCTCCCCGAGGGTGGGGA
This region includes:
- a CDS encoding NUDIX domain-containing protein: MEGDGDGWARCSRGHTHWGRHGAAGLLAYHRDERGDVQVLLQQRAWWGLGGGTWGMFGGATHSHEDPITGALRETAEECTLDTSRVTVHGVRTEDHGGWHFASVVGSLPALEKVRPASRETRRAAWVPLEEVTRKRLFPPFAACWPLLSQALKRLVLVVDAANVVGARADGWWKDRPGANARLRDELAVLKDGVSGIPEGLLPYDSCFPEVVLVVEGEAREIAGRPGDAGGVRVVAAPGSGDDEIVGLVSRRDPGAAYLVVTADRELRARSEAAGAAVVGPRWLLGCLTG
- a CDS encoding ACT domain-containing protein — its product is MTSPPSHRFHLVRSPFSVDFVPEATFPDDDEWIALVRVPEGLTVIREAPPFGDGTRWAGLLADRSHTPDATAALAALTGALAAAGLPVLAVTTHHGDLVLVPERRVTEAAAALKEAGHEVVEPPA
- the glgB gene encoding 1,4-alpha-glucan branching protein GlgB; this translates as MARVTREEIEKLVGGDHHDPHGVLGAHPERQGVAVRALRPMAERVEVVLPGGGRHRLRHVHEGMFAATLPAEASLSGGGPDDAPLAVPDYRLAVTYGDGVEVVQDDPYRYLPTLGELDLHLIAEGRHEELWRALGARVRTYASAFGPVTGTGFAVWAPTARGVRVVGDFNHWDGRAHPMRSLGSTGVWELFVPGVGDGDAYKFEILGADGRWRAKADPMAQATEVPPATASRVFTSSYAWGDAEWMDRRKERSWVNEPMSVYEVHLGSWRPGLSYQDLAEELTRYVSDMGFTHVEFMPVAEHPYGPSWGYQVTSYYAPTSRFGDPDDFRHLVDRLHQAGIGVIIDWVPAHFPKDEWALARFDGTALYEHEDPTRGEHPDWGTLVFNFGRAEVRNFLVANACYWLEEFHVDGLRVDAVASMLYLDYSREEGQWTPNIYGGRENLEAISFLQEMNATAYKRNPGIMTIAEESTAWPGVSRPTHLGGLGFGFKWNMGWMHDTLEYLRHEPVFRNYHHGELTFSLVYAFSENYVLPLSHDEVVHLKGSLLGKMPGDTWQKFAGLRTLLAYMWSHPGKQLLFMGGEFGQGAEWAEERSLDWWLLDNAAEGANHLGVQKLVRDLNGLYRTAPALWTLDNDPDGFRWIDANDAGGNTLSYLRYGSAGAAGEAGESGESGEARPVMACVINFSGAPHEDYRLGLPHAGGWREVLNSDAYEYAGSGVGNMGRVEAVEEPCHAMPASAVMRVPPLGAVFLVPE